AAAAATTCTATAAGAAGAATTGAGTACAAAATTGGAATAAGTTATAAAGAGAATATAGATAGAACCATCACCATTATTGAAAGTTTACTCCAAAAAAATACATTTGTTCTCAAGGAACCAAAACCAGAAGTTTTTGTTTCCAGTTTGGGTGGAAATTCAATTGAAATAACAATAAGATTCTGGTCCCCTACAAAGACCTGGTATGAAATGAGGAAAAAAATGCTTTTAGAAATTAAAAGAGAACTTGAAAGTAAAGGAATTGAAATTCCCTATCCTCAGAAAATTGTATATTTAGAAGAAAAAACTTTTAAAAAAGAGGAAAATAAAATATGAAAAAATTTATATATGAAAAACCTATAAATGTTTATTTTGAGTCAACAATAGCCTGTGACCTTAAATGTAAACATTGCAGAGCAGAAGCAATTCCTGAAAGATCCCCCTTTGAACTTAAAACAGAAGAGGTAAAAAATTTAATGGATGACATAAAAAATATGGGTTCTCATCTTGTTATTTCAGGTGGTGACCCTTTAAAAAGAGAAGACTTATTTGAACTTCTCCTTTATGCAAAAAATATTAAACTTCCAGTTGCAGTTACACCTACCACATCACCCCTTGCCACCTATGAAAATGTAAAGAAAATGAAAGAATTATCAATCTATGCCCTGGGTATAAGCCTTGATGGTCCAGATAAAAACACTCAAGATTCCTTCAGGGGTGTTAATGGAACTTTTGAAAATTCAATGAGTGTTTTAAATTATGCGAAGGAACTTTCAATAAAAGTCCAAGTTAATACAACCTGCACAAGAGAAACTATAGAGAGAATAAAGGAAATTTATTATCTTCTCTTAAAAAATTTTTCACCACCTGTTAATAGATGGAGTGTTTTTTTCCTCGTACCTGTTGGAAGAGGTGCTGAACTTGAACTACCTTCAAAAAGAGAAATTGAAGATTTACTTTTATTTTTATACGAAAAATCAAAGGAAGCACCTTTTCATATAACAACAACTGAAGCACCCTTTTATAAGATCTTCTATACTCTAAAAGAAATAGAAAAAGGAAAAAGTTTAGATGAAATAATTATGGATACAAGAAAACTTGGTTTGGGAGTTAGGGATGGTAATGGGGTTATTTTTGTTTCTTATAAGGGAGATATTTATCCTGCTGGTTTTTTACCTTTAAAACTTGGAAATGTTAGAGAAAATAAATTATCCTATGTTTATGAAAATAATGAAATTTTAAAAAATCTAAGGAATACAGAACTTTTAAAAGGTAAATGCGGTATTTGCTATTTCAAAGATATGTGCGGTGGCTCAAGGTCAAGAGCTTACACAATGAAAGGTGATTACCTTGAAGAAGATCCTGTATGTATTTTTGATGAAAAATTTTTAAAGAAATTAAAAGTTAATTTTTCTCAAGGTTTTAAAAAAGAAAAAAGCAAAGAGACCTGTTAAGGCACCACCTGAACCCCCTATTAAAAAAAGAAGAGGAGGTGAAAGATACTCCCCTAAAATTCCTGTTAAGAGTGAAGAAATAGCCATAAATCCTATAACAGTTAATTGAATCATTGAAAAAACCCTTGCAATATACCTTTCAGGAACATATTCCTGTATGAGGGTTGTTCTTGGAACAGTTATAAAAGATATAAAGAAACCATGAATTAAAATCATAAGAAGAGCAAGATAATAATTCTTTATAAAAATAAATGGGATATATGTAATACCATCCATAAATATTCCGAATATAAGCAAAAGTCTCTTTTTATAATAAATGCCGTATTTAGCAATGAATATAGTTCCAACTAACCATCCAAAGGATAAAAAGGAGTGAAAGTAAGCAAGGTGATGTGCTTTTAAATTAAAATAATTTTTTATTAAAAGATTTGCACCAACCACAGCAGGTCCCATAATAAAAAGATTATCAAGAGCAGTTAGAATTAGTAGACCTCTTAAAAGTTTATCCTTTAAAATGAATTTTAACCCTTCAATAAAATCAGTTTTAAGAGGAATTTTAGTTTTTTTATCTTCAGGAATAAATAAAATTCCAATAAGTAAAAAAGATATAAAAAAAGTTATGCCATCAATTAAAAATAAATTAAGAATTTTATTAACAGGATCACCTTTTAAAATTGTAAGTAAAAATCCAGCTAAAAAGGTTCCAATAACCTGAGCAATCTGTGTTGAACTCTGAATAAAAGCATTTATCCTTAAAAGAGTTTTTCCTTCAGCAATCTTTGGAATAACAGAATCTCTTGCAGGAAAGAAAAAGCTTGAAAAAGTTGAAAGCAAAAAAGCGGAAATTGACAAAGTGATAAAATTTAAAAAATTATTCTTATAAAGTAAAGGAACCAAAAATAAAATAAGTGCCCTTAAAAGGTCAGAATATATCATAACTTTCTTTTTTTTAAATCTATCAACAAAGAATCCAGCAAAAATACCAAAAATTAAATAGGGCAAAGTTTCAGAAAAACTTGTTATTCCTGCCTTAAAAGAGGCTTTCTCTTTTTCAATTAAAAGAATAAGAAATAAAAGAGAGGCAAAAAAGAGATTATCTCCCACTGCTGAGATAAATTGACTTAACCAGAAAATTATAATTCTTTCTTTTCCCTTAATCATTTTAGTTCTGTTAGTATAATTTAACTTATAATTTTTTTTCCTTTATAATTATCTCATGGAAAAAATACTTGTAACATCTGCTTTACCCTATGCTAATGGTCCGCTTCATTTAGGACATATTGCAGGATGTTACTTACCCGCTGATATATATGTAAGGTATTTGAGAATGAAAAATAAAAAGGTAATTCATATATGTGGAACCGATGAACATGGAGTCCCGATCACTATAAGTGCTGAGAAAGAGAAAAAAACTCCACGCGAACTTGTTGATTACTATTATGAAGTAATAAAAAATTCTTTTGAAAAACTTTCTATCTCCTTTGATTACTTTGGTAGAACTACAAGAGAACACCATAAAACTCTTTCTCAGAATTTTTTCTTAAAAATTTATGAAAAAGGGTATATAGAAAGAAGGGAAGAAAAAAATTATTATTGTGGAAACTGTAAAAGATTTTTACCGGATAGATACATTGAAGGAATATGTCCCTATTGCAAAGCTGAAGGAGCAAGAGGTGATCAGTGCGAAAGCTGTGGAAGATGGCTTGAAACCTTTGAACTCCTTGAACCAAAATGTAAAATTTGTGGTGGAACCCCTTATTTAAAAGATACTTTTAATTATTACTTTTTATTACCAAAATTAAAAAATGAACTTGAAAAATGGTTAGATAAAAAGGAAAACTGGAAGGATTTTGTAAGAAACTTTGCTTTATCCTGGGTCAGGGAGGGTTTAAAGGCACGTTCAATAACAAGGGATTTATCCTGGGGTGTTCCTGTTCCCCTGAAGGAGGCTAAAGAAAAAGTTTTATATGTCTGGTTTGATGCTCCTATTGGTTACATATCTATTACTCAGGAATGGGCAGAGAAAAATGGTGAAAACTGGGAGGAATGGTGGAAAAATAGTGATACAAAGCTCGTTCATTTTCTTGGTAAGGATAACATTGTTTTTCATGCTGTAATATGGCCAGCAATGCTTATTGCTCATGGTGAATTTATTCTTCCCTCAGAGATACCTGCCAATCAGTATTTACTAATGAAAGGTGGTAAAATGTCCACTTCAAGGGGAGCTGCTTTATGGCTTGATGATTTTTTAAAGAAATATCATCCTGATTACATAAGATTTGGAATTTCAAGAGTTTTACCTGAAACAAAGGACTCAGATTTCATAGTTAATGATTTTGAAAGGGATTGTGATACTTATCTATCAAATGATATAGGAAACCTTGTTTCAAGGATTTTTAAATTATTTGAAAAATATTTTAATAACAGGGTTCCTCAAAAAGGAAAAGAGGAAGAAAGGGAAAATAGATTGTGGAGTATTATAAGGGAAAAAATTATAAGAATTGAAGAATATTTTGAAAATTTCAAATTCAGACAGGCTTTACAGGAGATAATAGAAATAAGTCAGGAAGTAAATAGGTACATAGACTTTTCTAAACCATGGGATGTTTTAAAAGAGGATAAAGTTTCAGGAGGGAGAGTAATTTACAATTCACTTAAGGCAATAAAACTTTTATCTTCGCTTTTATATCCATTTTTACCATTAACAATGAAAGTTTTGAGAGACTCCTTTAATTTAAAAGAACCTTCTTGGGATGAGATTAAAGAAATCCCTTT
This DNA window, taken from candidate division WOR-3 bacterium, encodes the following:
- a CDS encoding radical SAM protein translates to MKKFIYEKPINVYFESTIACDLKCKHCRAEAIPERSPFELKTEEVKNLMDDIKNMGSHLVISGGDPLKREDLFELLLYAKNIKLPVAVTPTTSPLATYENVKKMKELSIYALGISLDGPDKNTQDSFRGVNGTFENSMSVLNYAKELSIKVQVNTTCTRETIERIKEIYYLLLKNFSPPVNRWSVFFLVPVGRGAELELPSKREIEDLLLFLYEKSKEAPFHITTTEAPFYKIFYTLKEIEKGKSLDEIIMDTRKLGLGVRDGNGVIFVSYKGDIYPAGFLPLKLGNVRENKLSYVYENNEILKNLRNTELLKGKCGICYFKDMCGGSRSRAYTMKGDYLEEDPVCIFDEKFLKKLKVNFSQGFKKEKSKETC
- a CDS encoding MFS transporter — protein: MIKGKERIIIFWLSQFISAVGDNLFFASLLFLILLIEKEKASFKAGITSFSETLPYLIFGIFAGFFVDRFKKKKVMIYSDLLRALILFLVPLLYKNNFLNFITLSISAFLLSTFSSFFFPARDSVIPKIAEGKTLLRINAFIQSSTQIAQVIGTFLAGFLLTILKGDPVNKILNLFLIDGITFFISFLLIGILFIPEDKKTKIPLKTDFIEGLKFILKDKLLRGLLILTALDNLFIMGPAVVGANLLIKNYFNLKAHHLAYFHSFLSFGWLVGTIFIAKYGIYYKKRLLLIFGIFMDGITYIPFIFIKNYYLALLMILIHGFFISFITVPRTTLIQEYVPERYIARVFSMIQLTVIGFMAISSLLTGILGEYLSPPLLFLIGGSGGALTGLFAFFFFKTLRKINF
- the metG gene encoding methionine--tRNA ligase, whose protein sequence is MEKILVTSALPYANGPLHLGHIAGCYLPADIYVRYLRMKNKKVIHICGTDEHGVPITISAEKEKKTPRELVDYYYEVIKNSFEKLSISFDYFGRTTREHHKTLSQNFFLKIYEKGYIERREEKNYYCGNCKRFLPDRYIEGICPYCKAEGARGDQCESCGRWLETFELLEPKCKICGGTPYLKDTFNYYFLLPKLKNELEKWLDKKENWKDFVRNFALSWVREGLKARSITRDLSWGVPVPLKEAKEKVLYVWFDAPIGYISITQEWAEKNGENWEEWWKNSDTKLVHFLGKDNIVFHAVIWPAMLIAHGEFILPSEIPANQYLLMKGGKMSTSRGAALWLDDFLKKYHPDYIRFGISRVLPETKDSDFIVNDFERDCDTYLSNDIGNLVSRIFKLFEKYFNNRVPQKGKEEERENRLWSIIREKIIRIEEYFENFKFRQALQEIIEISQEVNRYIDFSKPWDVLKEDKVSGGRVIYNSLKAIKLLSSLLYPFLPLTMKVLRDSFNLKEPSWDEIKEIPLEEGEILKTPPILFPRIKEKMPEEIMREKEEEFITYEEFRKVKLLVGKVLEVYDIKGADKLYKLEVDTGDRVRTIVAGIKESYSKEELKGKNVIIVSNLEPRKIKGVISEGMLLAVEDKSGKITILTTEKDTEPGLLVL